The Corynebacterium marinum DSM 44953 genome contains the following window.
GCCTGGGAGGTGACCATCATGCCGCCGGCGCCGAAGCCCTGGATGGCCCGGGCGACGACCAGCAACTCCATCGACTGTGCGAAGCCGCCCATGGTGGAGCCGACGACAAAAGTGCCGATGCCGAAGAGGTAGAGCCACTTGCGCCCCACCATGTCGCCCAGTTTTCCGAAGATCGGCATGGCGATGGTCATGGTGACCATGAAGCCGGAGATGACCCAGCTCATGTGGTTGACGCCGCCGAGCTCGCCGACGATGGTCGGCAGGGCGGTGGAGAAGATCATCTGGCCCAGCGAGCTCATGAGCATCGTGGTCAGGAGGGCGCCGAAGATGAGGCCGACGCGCTGGGCCGGCGCCTCGGGGCGGGTGGCGGTGGTTACCAAGACAGTTCCTTTGCGAAGTCGGAGATGAGCTGACCGGTCTCGGGCAGCATGCGTGCCCCGGCGGCGTGGTCGGAGTGGGGGGCGGACTGCCGGCTCAGGCGGGACATGTGGAGCCACACGCTCTCGCGGATGAGCGCGGCGATGATGGAGGCCTCGATCTCGGGGGGCTGGTCGCCGAGCCTGCGGTCGGCGGGGTGCCGCTCGAGGTGGTCGAGGATGAGCTGGTGGATCAGTTTCGCCTGTTCCCGGAAGCGGTTGACCGACATCATCGCCACGGAGGGTTCGGCGGCGATGATGCGGTGGCGCCGTTCCCGCAGGATGTTCAGGAACTCCTGGTCCGCACCGGCCTCGATGTCCTCGCTCTCGGCGTCCGACAGGGTGGCCACGACCTGTTCCAGCGCGGATTTCACGAGGTTGTCGGAGGGGGTCTCCACCAGCAGCTGACGCCGGTCCTCGGCGATCGACATGGGGGGAATGCCGAGGACGGCCTCGTCCTTGGACTCCATGTAGTTGAAGAAGGTGCGGCGTGAAATATCCGCGGCGCGGCAGATGTCCTCGACGGTGACGTCGGCGAAGCCGTGCTTTTCGACGAGATCCGTGGCCGCATCCTCAATTCGTCGGCGTGTGGCCTGGCGTTTCCTCTCCCGGAGTGGGGTCTCATCAATCATGAGATCATACCTTACACTCAGTGCACCTTTGCACTCAAGTGCACATTTTCGGGGGCGGTGTCGTCTGGTTGGGGGTAGTCTCGATCCTGATGATTCTGCGCCGTGTCCACGCGTTCCGTCAGCGGAACCTCCCCGACCACCACTTCCCCGGTCTCACGCGGGGCAGGGCAGGTGAGCTCCGCACGGCACTGCGCCGCACCCTCGCGGAGAAGGGCGCGACCGTGCGTTTCGACGGCCGCCACGCCATCATCGAGCACCCCCGGCGCGGCCGCGTTACCGTGAATCTGGAGAATCTCCTCGGCGACGTCGCCTCCTCCCAGCACCCCAGGGCGGCGCGCACCATGGCCCGGGCGTTCGTCACCACCGTCCTCGAGGACGAGCACGCGGAGGACCTCGGCACCGCCGACCTCTACGCGGGCCTGCGCCTGCGCCTCGCACCCACGAAGAACCTCGTTCCGGAGGAGGCCGACATCGTCGCTTCCGCCACGCTCAACGAGTTCACCGCCGACACCGCCGTCACCCTCGTCCTGGACACGGAACGCTCCATCCAGACCATGCCACTGGCGCGGCTCCGGGAGGTCGACAGCCTGGACACCCTCGTCCGCGCCGCCCGGAACAACCTGCGCGGGGAACTCCTCGGCGCGAGGGTGCACGCGCAGAACCACCCGGGTTCCGAGCAGCGCCCCGGGGCGCGTTTCCGCTCCTTCGAGTCGGGCAGCTATTACGTCGCGTCGGCGCCGATTCTCCTGGAAGAGGTGCTCCGCGCCTGGGCGCCGGATCTCGACCAGTCCCGTGGCGTCCTCTTCGCCGTCCCCTCCCGGCACATCCTGCTCGCCCGCGACATCAGCACCGGGGAGGACCTCCTCCAGGGGCTGGGCAGGCTCGCACCCGTCGCCGCGCAGCTCGCGGTCGACGGCCCGCACACCGTCTCGCCGCTGCTGCACATGTGGCACGAGGGCGAGGTGTCCACCCTGTCCTCCTTCGATCCGCAGGCGCGGGAGCTGAAGATCAGCCCCACGCCCTACCTCATGGACCTCATCGCCCGGGGCTGAGAATCACGGACGCCCCGCGGCGCCCGGGCCTGACGGCGGCGGGCGACGCGGGGCGTCAATAAGCGGGAGGACTAGTCGCGGTCGGTGTTGGCCATCGCGAGGACGTCGAGGCGCTTGTCCAGCTCCTCCTCGGTGAGGGTCTCGCCGTCGACGAAGCCCATGTCGATGACGGTCTGGCGGATGGTCTTGCCCTCTGCCAGAGCGGTCTTGGCCACCTTGGCGGCGTTCTCGTAGCCGATCGCGGAGTTCAGCGGGGTCACGATGGACGGCGAGGACTCCGCCAGGGTGCGCATGCGCTCCACGTTCGGCTCGATGCCGTCGACCAGGTTCTCCGCGAAAACGCGGGCCGTGTTGGCCAGCAGACGGGAGGACTCGAGGACGTTGCGTGCCATGACGGGGATGAACACGTTGAGCTCGAACTGGCCCTGGGTGCCGGCGAACGCGACGGCGGCGTCGTTGCCGATGACCTGGGCGGAGACCTGGGTGGCGGTCTCGCACAGGACCGGGTTGACCTTGCCCGGCATGATGGAGGAGCCCGGCTGCAGGTCCGGCAGGTGGATCTCCGCGAAACCGGTCAGCGGGCCGGAGCCCATGAGACGGATGTCGTTGGCGATCTTGTACAGGGAGACGGCCACGGTACGCATGGCGCCGGAGAACTCGACGAGCGCGTCGCGGTTGGCCTGCGCCTCGAAGTGGTTCTTCGCCTCGGAGAGCTCCGCCACGCCGGTGAGCTTCTTGAGCTCCTCGGTGACCTTCGCGCCGAAGTCGGCCGGGGTGTTGAGGCCGGTGCCCACGGCGGTGCCGCCGATCGGCAGCTCGCCCAGGCGCTCGACGGTGGACTCGATGCGCTCGATGCCCAGCTCGATCTGGCGGGCGTAGCCGCCGAACTCCTGGCCCAGGGTGACCGGGACAGCGTCCATGAGGTGGGTGCGGCCGGACTTGACGATGTCCTTCCACTCCACGGCCTTCTTCGCCAGGGACTCATGCAGGACCTTCAGGCCCGGGATGAGGTCGTTGACCGCTGCCTCGGTGGCCGCGACGTGGGTGGCGGTGGGGAAGGTGTCGTTGGAGGACTGGCCCATGTTGACGTGGTCGTTCGGGTGGACCTCGACGCCCTTGGCCTTCGCGATGGAGGCGATGACCTCGTTGGTGTTCATGTTGGACGAGGTGCCGGAACCGGTCTGGAACACATCGATGGGGAACTCGGCGTCGTGCGTCCCGTCGGCGATCTCGCGGGCGGCGGCGACGATGGCGT
Protein-coding sequences here:
- a CDS encoding TetR/AcrR family transcriptional regulator, whose translation is MIDETPLRERKRQATRRRIEDAATDLVEKHGFADVTVEDICRAADISRRTFFNYMESKDEAVLGIPPMSIAEDRRQLLVETPSDNLVKSALEQVVATLSDAESEDIEAGADQEFLNILRERRHRIIAAEPSVAMMSVNRFREQAKLIHQLILDHLERHPADRRLGDQPPEIEASIIAALIRESVWLHMSRLSRQSAPHSDHAAGARMLPETGQLISDFAKELSW
- a CDS encoding class II fumarate hydratase; this translates as MTEQEFRIEHDTMGEVKVPVNALWRAQTQRAVENFPISGRGLESAQIRAMGLLKAACAIVNEERGLLPTEQADAIVAAAREIADGTHDAEFPIDVFQTGSGTSSNMNTNEVIASIAKAKGVEVHPNDHVNMGQSSNDTFPTATHVAATEAAVNDLIPGLKVLHESLAKKAVEWKDIVKSGRTHLMDAVPVTLGQEFGGYARQIELGIERIESTVERLGELPIGGTAVGTGLNTPADFGAKVTEELKKLTGVAELSEAKNHFEAQANRDALVEFSGAMRTVAVSLYKIANDIRLMGSGPLTGFAEIHLPDLQPGSSIMPGKVNPVLCETATQVSAQVIGNDAAVAFAGTQGQFELNVFIPVMARNVLESSRLLANTARVFAENLVDGIEPNVERMRTLAESSPSIVTPLNSAIGYENAAKVAKTALAEGKTIRQTVIDMGFVDGETLTEEELDKRLDVLAMANTDRD